A genomic segment from Syntrophotalea acetylenivorans encodes:
- the flgB gene encoding flagellar basal body rod protein FlgB has product MPIDGMFDRTVGVLGKVLDLRNRSQQIISSNLANIDTPGYTPSRLRFEEDLQQALDDKSQAAAPRHAKHFDITGGSLEQVSGRVERLANNNGLGDQNGVDLDQEMVTQAENQIYYEAATQMLNKKLGLLKYVIQSDR; this is encoded by the coding sequence ATGCCAATAGATGGAATGTTTGACCGTACCGTTGGAGTCTTGGGGAAGGTTCTGGACCTGCGCAATCGCAGCCAACAGATCATCTCCTCCAACCTGGCCAACATCGATACGCCTGGCTACACTCCGAGTCGACTCCGCTTTGAAGAAGACCTGCAACAGGCGCTGGATGACAAATCGCAAGCGGCCGCGCCGCGCCATGCGAAACACTTCGATATCACCGGTGGCAGCCTGGAGCAGGTCAGCGGGCGGGTCGAAAGACTGGCCAACAATAATGGTCTAGGGGATCAGAATGGCGTCGACCTCGATCAGGAGATGGTAACCCAGGCCGAAAACCAGATCTATTACGAAGCTGCGACCCAGATGCTGAATAAAAAACTGGGGCTGCTCAAATACGTCATTCAAAGTGATCGCTAA
- a CDS encoding protein-glutamate methylesterase/protein-glutamine glutaminase, with product MSQKIRVLIVDDSALVRQLLAKGLGMDPEIEVVGTASDPYVARDKIVQLKPDVMTLDVEMPRMDGVDFLRRLMPQYPIPVLMVSSLTQRGKQITLDALDAGAVDFVAKPSTDLARGLAGMLQDLRAKVKQTSKANVSHWKNKQVVRSAPSARAPQGALAESTDKVIAIGASTGGTEAIRQMVTQFPVSMPGVVIVQHMPAGFTKMFSDRLNQLCAMEVKEAENGDRIMPGRILVSPGGLHMRVIRSGGIYQVKCEAGENVSGHCPSVDVLMNSVAQHVGSNAIGVMLTGMGSDGAAGMLAMRQAGARNLAQDEATSVVFGMPKVAYERGGAERLLPLDRIAPAVIDLLSERKS from the coding sequence ATGAGTCAAAAGATTCGTGTTCTGATTGTCGATGATTCTGCCTTGGTTCGTCAACTTCTGGCTAAAGGGCTGGGGATGGATCCTGAAATTGAGGTGGTTGGGACGGCCTCTGACCCCTATGTCGCCCGAGACAAAATTGTCCAATTAAAGCCGGATGTAATGACCCTTGATGTAGAAATGCCACGGATGGACGGCGTCGATTTTTTGCGCCGCTTGATGCCGCAATATCCCATCCCCGTACTCATGGTCAGTTCACTGACGCAGCGGGGCAAACAGATTACTCTCGATGCCCTGGATGCCGGTGCCGTCGATTTTGTCGCTAAGCCATCGACCGATCTGGCTCGCGGGTTGGCCGGCATGCTGCAGGATTTGCGTGCCAAGGTAAAACAGACTTCCAAAGCCAATGTTTCCCATTGGAAAAATAAACAGGTGGTTCGATCTGCCCCGTCTGCCAGGGCTCCTCAGGGGGCGCTCGCCGAATCAACCGATAAGGTTATCGCCATCGGTGCTTCGACCGGTGGAACTGAGGCTATTCGGCAAATGGTCACCCAGTTTCCGGTAAGCATGCCCGGGGTGGTTATTGTGCAACACATGCCGGCCGGTTTTACCAAAATGTTTTCCGATCGACTCAATCAACTGTGCGCCATGGAGGTGAAAGAAGCCGAGAATGGTGATCGGATTATGCCTGGGAGAATTCTGGTTAGTCCCGGTGGCCTGCACATGCGGGTGATTCGTTCCGGCGGTATTTACCAGGTGAAATGTGAAGCGGGGGAAAATGTTAGCGGTCACTGTCCATCCGTTGACGTATTGATGAACTCTGTGGCGCAACATGTTGGTAGCAATGCCATCGGAGTTATGCTCACTGGCATGGGATCTGACGGCGCTGCTGGAATGCTTGCTATGCGACAGGCCGGAGCCAGAAATCTGGCGCAGGACGAAGCGACCTCCGTTGTCTTTGGTATGCCTAAGGTGGCCTATGAGCGGGGAGGGGCCGAGCGCCTTTTACCCCTGGACCGTATTGCACCAGCTGTTATCGATTTGCTTTCAGAGCGGAAATCATGA
- the fliE gene encoding flagellar hook-basal body complex protein FliE, which produces MKNINAINSTFPSPTAPQKAGKPGGGFADQLKDAINSTNEAQVKADQAVEQLHSGQGGSLHEVMLSLEKADISMRLFVQLRNKAVDAYQEIMRMNV; this is translated from the coding sequence ATGAAAAATATTAACGCTATAAATTCGACCTTCCCGTCCCCCACTGCGCCGCAAAAAGCCGGCAAACCGGGTGGCGGCTTCGCCGATCAGCTTAAAGATGCCATTAACAGCACCAACGAAGCCCAGGTTAAAGCCGACCAGGCCGTCGAGCAACTGCACAGCGGCCAGGGCGGAAGTCTTCATGAGGTCATGCTCTCCCTGGAAAAGGCTGACATTTCCATGCGCCTGTTCGTGCAGTTGCGCAACAAGGCCGTCGATGCCTACCAGGAAATCATGCGCATGAATGTGTAA
- a CDS encoding chemotaxis protein CheD has protein sequence MSEIILGIGDYGAAKKPGGVVKTFALGSCVAAIVLDPRSNAVGMVHIALPDSSINEAKARQRPGYFADLGLPLLIQEMAKLGSPANGRGLVVKLVGGASIMDNNNTFNIGKRNVLAIKKKLWAFGLGPVAEDVGGNHSRTVAVFADTGKVIVNCPGRGQWEV, from the coding sequence ATGAGTGAAATTATATTGGGAATAGGAGATTACGGCGCTGCTAAAAAACCTGGCGGGGTGGTCAAAACGTTTGCCCTGGGGTCCTGTGTTGCGGCTATCGTGCTTGATCCCCGTTCCAACGCCGTCGGGATGGTCCACATAGCTCTACCTGATTCGAGTATCAATGAAGCCAAGGCCCGGCAACGACCCGGATATTTTGCCGATCTTGGTCTGCCTCTGCTGATTCAGGAAATGGCCAAGCTCGGCTCGCCAGCTAATGGTCGCGGGTTGGTTGTTAAGTTGGTCGGCGGCGCTTCGATCATGGACAATAACAACACCTTCAATATTGGTAAACGCAATGTGCTCGCCATAAAAAAGAAACTCTGGGCTTTTGGCCTGGGGCCTGTGGCCGAAGACGTGGGTGGTAACCACAGTCGAACCGTTGCCGTGTTCGCTGATACCGGTAAAGTCATCGTTAATTGCCCCGGGCGAGGGCAATGGGAAGTGTGA
- a CDS encoding tetratricopeptide repeat protein yields MFLRRATYLLSCLLIFGLAQQAMAGTAPLLNKMTKEDSLASSRVLFDFSVLPEYRIEPSGQRIDLFFTEATAAPFLHLLPEDDKIVKILLARSQKELMVSILLRQIPANVTVAASQTAATVELELFWQKAGGGRPAIAFRISGLPSRQANTSSSAPFIKSRFNGQWQKFFGEYQTPLLMNLPLNVSRPTLPRFGFEQASPAFAAVLKKLEDKAPKEARALLQNISSTELSQIGLFKKQLLQVEALLRDGSAEQSLAILEKIPREELSLGLQQRAGYLHNLTLALTDDRYGAMAWHAELEKLLLEGPYLCHFKLLQAEIALLNNDGPLALKKLLWEKSHWPEALRSIHELRIADAQVATGQSREALPYYLKRMQGVGLPTNDLFSFQQAAKAFFDNQHWEKAHLLYQRLANLLPETDATSQALFLSSLASYNNGEQKAAMLQFRLLREDFPRTSGDIRAWLKMLDHGLSTVEERHLLQGLRDYPTILSLTRDRKLREEIIFKLGITLHLHGESLRAIDTLGQLRRNFASSPLRGEAEALMAEILPPELERLISEGEDLQAVVLLEKYRELLIRGDGKWPFLPKLANAFTQLGLFERGCRVYLYLLDNTRSKEDAENFYLPLASLYYDRDEYTLAEKYSTAYLNNYPKGADRTALFLLRLRALYKLARFEEAAELLQKKHYPRSTEIELLATEIYWELGDYNKVIDFANRLGDRGEAIPPSGLLLEAEALRRLGHAKQALPLYEVLAEEGTFGDQATYRCGQILLAKGERARALKLFQKLVEKGKNDLWQQLASDFVAAETY; encoded by the coding sequence ATGTTTCTTCGCCGAGCCACATACCTTCTGTCCTGCTTGTTGATTTTCGGACTGGCCCAACAGGCCATGGCCGGCACGGCTCCCCTGTTAAACAAAATGACCAAAGAAGACAGCCTTGCAAGCAGTCGGGTTTTATTCGATTTTTCTGTCCTGCCGGAATACCGAATCGAACCGTCCGGGCAGCGGATCGACCTCTTTTTCACCGAAGCCACTGCCGCACCTTTTCTGCACCTATTACCGGAAGACGATAAAATCGTCAAAATCCTGTTAGCCAGATCCCAAAAGGAATTGATGGTATCGATCCTGCTGCGTCAAATCCCAGCCAACGTGACGGTTGCAGCATCTCAGACTGCCGCAACCGTTGAACTGGAACTTTTCTGGCAAAAAGCCGGGGGCGGTCGTCCTGCAATCGCTTTTCGCATCAGCGGACTCCCTTCACGGCAGGCCAACACCAGCAGCAGCGCTCCCTTTATAAAATCGAGATTTAACGGCCAATGGCAAAAATTTTTCGGCGAATATCAAACGCCCCTGCTGATGAATCTGCCCCTTAACGTATCCCGGCCTACACTCCCCCGTTTCGGCTTTGAACAGGCTTCACCCGCTTTCGCCGCAGTCCTTAAAAAATTAGAAGACAAGGCCCCGAAAGAAGCTCGCGCGCTCCTGCAGAATATTTCATCGACCGAGCTCAGCCAAATAGGATTATTTAAAAAACAACTCTTGCAAGTTGAAGCCTTATTGCGTGACGGCTCTGCCGAACAAAGCCTAGCCATATTGGAAAAGATCCCGAGAGAGGAGCTCTCCCTCGGTCTTCAACAGCGAGCCGGTTATCTGCACAATCTGACTCTTGCTTTAACCGATGACCGCTACGGCGCCATGGCCTGGCACGCCGAGCTTGAAAAGCTGTTGCTAGAAGGCCCCTATCTCTGCCACTTCAAACTGTTGCAGGCGGAAATCGCCCTTCTAAACAACGATGGCCCACTGGCATTAAAAAAATTGCTTTGGGAGAAAAGCCACTGGCCCGAAGCCCTACGCTCTATTCATGAGTTACGCATCGCCGATGCCCAGGTGGCCACAGGCCAGTCACGGGAAGCTTTGCCTTACTACCTAAAACGGATGCAGGGTGTTGGATTGCCAACCAATGACCTTTTTTCGTTTCAACAAGCCGCCAAGGCTTTTTTCGACAATCAACACTGGGAAAAGGCGCACCTCCTTTATCAGCGACTGGCTAATTTGTTGCCTGAGACTGATGCAACAAGCCAAGCGCTGTTTCTTAGTAGTTTGGCAAGCTATAACAATGGCGAGCAAAAGGCCGCAATGTTGCAATTCCGTTTACTCCGAGAAGATTTCCCGAGAACCAGCGGCGATATTCGCGCCTGGTTGAAGATGCTTGACCATGGTCTCAGCACTGTTGAAGAACGTCATCTGCTGCAAGGACTTCGCGACTATCCAACCATTCTTTCCTTGACCCGGGACCGGAAATTACGCGAGGAAATTATCTTCAAGCTCGGCATCACTCTGCACCTGCATGGCGAGTCACTAAGGGCTATCGATACCTTGGGACAGCTTCGCAGAAATTTTGCCAGCAGCCCATTGCGGGGCGAAGCGGAAGCTCTGATGGCGGAAATCCTTCCTCCCGAGCTGGAAAGGCTTATTAGCGAGGGAGAAGACCTCCAGGCCGTGGTACTGCTGGAAAAGTATCGGGAGCTGCTGATACGAGGCGATGGAAAATGGCCTTTTCTACCCAAATTAGCCAATGCATTCACCCAGTTGGGACTTTTCGAGCGCGGCTGCAGGGTCTACCTGTACCTACTGGACAATACAAGAAGCAAAGAGGATGCAGAAAATTTCTACTTACCCCTGGCATCCCTCTACTACGACCGGGACGAGTACACACTGGCCGAAAAGTACAGCACGGCCTACCTGAACAATTACCCCAAAGGCGCAGATCGCACCGCTCTCTTTCTATTGCGCCTTCGCGCCCTGTATAAACTGGCGCGCTTTGAAGAAGCCGCGGAGCTGTTGCAAAAAAAGCATTACCCCCGCAGCACCGAGATTGAACTGTTGGCCACAGAAATTTATTGGGAGCTGGGAGATTACAACAAAGTTATCGACTTTGCTAATCGGCTGGGCGACCGGGGCGAAGCCATTCCCCCTTCCGGCCTTCTCTTGGAAGCAGAAGCCCTGCGCCGTCTTGGCCATGCCAAACAGGCACTACCTCTCTATGAAGTGTTGGCTGAAGAGGGAACCTTCGGTGATCAAGCCACTTACCGCTGTGGTCAGATCCTGTTAGCTAAAGGAGAACGAGCCAGAGCGCTTAAGCTTTTTCAGAAACTGGTCGAAAAAGGAAAGAATGATCTCTGGCAACAACTGGCCAGTGATTTTGTTGCTGCTGAAACCTACTGA
- the flgC gene encoding flagellar basal body rod protein FlgC, whose amino-acid sequence MDIFTSMQISSSALSAQRTRLNVISSNLANVGTTRTPEGGPYRKRQVVFQSSNESFAKHLDNASKQGIQGVKVAEIQVSQAPLRTVYEPGHPDADETGMVHLPNINTMEEMVDMMNATRTYEANASAIQASKRMALKALEIGR is encoded by the coding sequence ATGGATATCTTTACTTCGATGCAGATCAGTTCCTCGGCTCTGAGCGCCCAGCGAACCCGGCTGAACGTCATCAGTTCCAACCTGGCTAACGTCGGCACAACTCGTACTCCCGAAGGAGGCCCCTACCGGAAACGCCAGGTCGTTTTTCAAAGCAGCAACGAAAGCTTTGCCAAACATCTGGACAATGCCAGCAAGCAGGGCATACAAGGAGTCAAAGTAGCGGAAATCCAGGTTAGCCAGGCGCCGCTGCGAACCGTCTATGAACCGGGGCACCCCGATGCCGATGAAACTGGCATGGTCCACCTTCCGAATATCAATACCATGGAAGAAATGGTCGACATGATGAATGCCACCCGTACCTACGAAGCAAACGCCTCGGCCATTCAAGCGAGCAAACGAATGGCGCTTAAGGCCCTAGAGATAGGCAGGTAA
- a CDS encoding HDOD domain-containing protein translates to MSKIVDREAVRQAIEKLPLFSSNALELLQVIADPDHELEDVVKIVKFDSALTMRVLKAVNSPVYGLIKEVSSIDRALSYLGERMVVSIAVQENTGQLLSKPLEGYQGEQGDLWRHDLFSAIASREVARYAKGDFDLDLAFTGGLLHDIGKSIFATFWKESSQEALGQIEQGAVSDYLMAEQDLAGLDHTEVGYEMARHWKLPESLQAVILHHHHPAEAIECMQPLVYAVHIGDIVSMMAGCNTGSDGLKYHLDPGYEEFFDLSPTTLAEIVLNAEEEFSKAEESLRS, encoded by the coding sequence ATGAGCAAAATCGTAGACCGCGAGGCCGTTCGCCAGGCGATTGAAAAATTGCCCCTTTTTTCATCTAACGCTCTAGAGTTGCTACAGGTGATTGCCGACCCTGATCATGAACTCGAGGATGTCGTCAAAATTGTCAAATTCGACTCGGCTTTGACCATGCGGGTGCTGAAGGCGGTTAATTCCCCGGTCTATGGTCTGATTAAAGAAGTTTCTTCTATCGATCGGGCTCTCTCCTATCTCGGTGAACGTATGGTCGTCAGCATCGCGGTGCAGGAAAATACCGGCCAGTTGTTGAGCAAGCCTCTTGAAGGCTATCAAGGCGAACAGGGAGATCTCTGGCGCCATGATCTGTTCAGCGCCATCGCTTCACGGGAGGTCGCCCGATATGCCAAAGGAGATTTCGATCTTGACCTGGCCTTTACCGGTGGTCTGCTGCACGACATCGGTAAGTCGATCTTTGCCACATTCTGGAAAGAGTCTTCACAGGAAGCTCTCGGTCAGATTGAACAGGGAGCCGTCAGTGACTACCTGATGGCTGAACAGGACCTTGCCGGGCTCGACCATACCGAAGTCGGTTACGAAATGGCTCGTCATTGGAAGTTGCCCGAATCATTGCAGGCGGTAATACTCCACCACCATCATCCCGCTGAAGCTATCGAGTGCATGCAACCTCTGGTCTATGCCGTACATATTGGTGATATTGTTTCCATGATGGCCGGTTGCAATACGGGAAGTGACGGTCTGAAATATCATCTTGATCCCGGATATGAAGAGTTTTTTGATTTGTCGCCGACTACCCTTGCCGAAATCGTTCTGAACGCCGAAGAGGAATTCAGTAAGGCGGAAGAGTCACTAAGAAGCTAA
- a CDS encoding chemotaxis protein CheA gives MSDDISSEQAEIINEFLQESRDMLDQLEPTIIELGQSCQNVDCWQAMSCGNDSCSRHNQNIDHPCWLHTGFLEEGQQSCMHCTSAEDCRSCEVFESINGSGETMNAIFRLFHSMKGSAGFLELDNISRVAHHAESLLDLIRAGKVKMQPEHVSHLCKACDFSREAMETVEADLNDQAMAEIADEIAASLEQAASDALALAAIKPAEAEEVSTVQDSDADPSAEDELAMLIGPEMVEKFVQEADELLQNVEEGLLAWNEAPLDEEAIGSLFRNAHSFKGNCGFFGYRHMEQLSHQMETVLDQVKGGGILHGDAPADCLLEALDLLRSAVADISQGGAGEIDELDSALAQLEALMTGEAPVAKEEEAPLLGQILVDQGVVDEEAVDQALQAQGKPLGEILVEKGVASEEAVREALESQNKPLGEVLVDMGKAEAKAVEEALKVQQKAAPKKAAKPKQSAVVRQDIRVDLRKLDDLINLIGEMVIAENMLVRSPDLEGLELDNFNKASQHLSKIVRDLQEMAMIIRMIPVSGLFRRMIRLVHDLSVKSGKKVDLQLFGQETEVDKTVIEQISDPLVHLLRNSLDHGLETPDERVAAGKPEKGVVKLSARHQEGEVWIIVEDDGRGLNREKILKKAISKGLVAGDGSQLSDKEVFNMIFQAGFSTAEKITDVSGRGVGMDVVKQNLEKIKGKIEVTSKLGEGTRITLRIPLTLAIIDGMLVRVGETKCILPLLAIREIFRPTPDAITVMPDGMELVRVRDCFYPVKHLYKILQDTPDSEQVVDGVLVVLEHQDNTICLLVDEIVGQQQTVIKGLTEYIGNVSVASGCTILGNGEVCLILDVGHLTEGAGRGRQLQAQTA, from the coding sequence ATGAGCGACGATATTTCTTCTGAACAGGCTGAAATTATAAACGAATTTCTCCAGGAAAGCCGGGATATGCTGGACCAGCTCGAGCCGACCATAATCGAGCTGGGACAAAGCTGTCAAAATGTCGACTGTTGGCAGGCCATGTCCTGCGGCAATGATAGTTGTTCGAGGCACAATCAAAATATTGACCATCCCTGCTGGTTGCACACCGGCTTTCTGGAAGAAGGCCAGCAAAGCTGTATGCATTGCACATCGGCGGAAGACTGTCGCTCTTGCGAGGTGTTCGAGTCGATAAATGGGAGTGGCGAGACCATGAATGCCATTTTCCGCCTGTTCCATTCAATGAAAGGCAGTGCTGGCTTTCTGGAGCTGGATAACATCTCCCGGGTTGCCCATCACGCGGAGAGCCTGCTCGATCTGATCCGGGCCGGCAAGGTCAAGATGCAGCCGGAGCACGTTAGTCATCTGTGCAAGGCCTGTGACTTTTCCCGGGAGGCCATGGAGACGGTGGAGGCCGACCTGAATGATCAGGCCATGGCTGAGATCGCTGATGAAATTGCCGCCAGCCTGGAACAGGCCGCGAGCGACGCACTGGCTTTGGCTGCAATAAAGCCTGCGGAAGCTGAAGAAGTAAGCACGGTTCAGGACTCCGATGCTGACCCCTCGGCAGAGGACGAATTGGCGATGCTGATCGGTCCTGAGATGGTGGAAAAGTTCGTTCAGGAAGCCGACGAGTTGTTACAGAATGTCGAAGAGGGGCTGTTGGCCTGGAACGAGGCACCTCTCGATGAAGAGGCGATCGGGTCGCTGTTCCGAAACGCTCATAGTTTCAAGGGCAATTGCGGTTTTTTCGGTTATCGGCATATGGAACAGCTCAGCCATCAAATGGAAACAGTGCTTGACCAGGTTAAAGGCGGGGGGATCTTGCACGGGGACGCACCGGCGGACTGCTTGCTGGAAGCTCTCGATCTGCTGCGGTCTGCTGTGGCCGATATTTCTCAGGGGGGCGCTGGTGAGATAGATGAGCTGGACAGCGCTTTGGCCCAGCTTGAAGCATTGATGACCGGAGAGGCTCCTGTTGCCAAAGAGGAAGAAGCCCCGCTGCTCGGGCAGATCCTGGTCGACCAGGGGGTTGTTGACGAGGAAGCAGTCGATCAGGCTCTGCAAGCACAGGGTAAACCATTGGGGGAAATACTGGTCGAGAAGGGGGTCGCTTCGGAAGAAGCGGTGCGCGAAGCCCTGGAATCTCAGAACAAACCCCTGGGTGAAGTACTGGTCGATATGGGCAAGGCCGAGGCCAAGGCGGTGGAAGAAGCACTTAAGGTCCAACAGAAAGCCGCTCCCAAAAAGGCTGCTAAACCGAAGCAGAGCGCCGTTGTACGCCAGGATATTCGTGTCGATTTGCGCAAATTAGACGATCTGATCAATCTCATCGGCGAAATGGTTATCGCCGAAAATATGTTGGTGCGTAGTCCTGACCTTGAGGGATTGGAACTGGATAATTTCAATAAAGCCTCTCAGCACTTGAGCAAGATCGTACGCGATCTGCAGGAAATGGCCATGATCATCCGCATGATCCCGGTGTCTGGCCTTTTCCGACGCATGATTCGCCTGGTGCACGATCTGTCCGTTAAATCGGGTAAAAAGGTAGATCTTCAACTCTTCGGCCAGGAAACCGAGGTCGATAAGACGGTTATCGAACAAATCTCAGACCCACTGGTGCACCTGTTGCGGAACTCTTTGGACCACGGTCTGGAAACCCCGGACGAGCGCGTGGCCGCAGGCAAACCGGAAAAAGGGGTGGTCAAGCTTTCGGCTCGGCATCAAGAAGGAGAAGTTTGGATAATTGTTGAGGATGACGGTCGCGGCCTGAATCGGGAAAAGATTCTGAAAAAGGCTATCAGCAAGGGATTGGTCGCGGGTGACGGCTCCCAGTTGAGCGACAAAGAGGTGTTCAATATGATCTTCCAGGCTGGTTTTTCAACGGCCGAAAAGATCACCGACGTGTCCGGCCGCGGAGTCGGGATGGATGTGGTTAAGCAGAACCTGGAAAAAATCAAGGGTAAGATCGAGGTGACAAGTAAATTGGGAGAGGGCACCCGGATTACCCTGCGGATTCCCCTGACTCTGGCAATTATCGACGGCATGTTGGTGCGGGTAGGAGAGACTAAATGCATCCTGCCGCTGTTGGCTATTCGCGAGATTTTCCGGCCGACCCCCGATGCGATTACAGTCATGCCTGACGGCATGGAACTTGTGCGGGTACGGGATTGTTTCTATCCGGTGAAGCATTTGTATAAAATCCTGCAAGATACGCCGGATTCTGAACAGGTTGTCGATGGGGTGTTGGTGGTGCTTGAGCATCAGGATAATACCATTTGCCTGCTCGTCGATGAAATTGTCGGTCAGCAACAGACGGTTATCAAAGGCCTAACCGAATATATCGGGAATGTCAGTGTTGCTTCGGGCTGTACCATTCTGGGCAACGGCGAAGTCTGTTTGATTCTGGATGTTGGGCACCTTACCGAAGGGGCTGGACGAGGTCGTCAGCTGCAGGCACAAACCGCTTGA
- a CDS encoding CheR family methyltransferase, whose amino-acid sequence MTTSSSDCAALMPISDEEFELLRGLIYQRFGINLTEQKKSLLVGRMQKLLKRSGYPNFKAYYEDLQNDQSEKKLSELVDRVSTNHTYFNRERTHFDYFSQTALPAVVQRLRKAGEKDLRVWCAGCSSGEEAYMLLMLMQEYLGSEYPQWNCGLLATDISSRVLDIAGKGVYSEEKIQALPQALRNKYVRPAGDGQFAFSDALRKEAVFRRFNLMNERFPFKNPFHIIFCRNVMIYFDAPTRLNLVNKFHKFMHPGGYLFIGHSETLGRQQDLFKYLVPAVYQKELTS is encoded by the coding sequence ATGACCACTAGCAGTTCCGATTGTGCAGCTTTAATGCCGATTTCCGATGAGGAATTCGAACTACTGCGGGGACTAATCTACCAGCGTTTTGGAATCAATCTTACCGAACAAAAGAAGTCACTGTTAGTTGGTCGGATGCAAAAGTTGTTGAAAAGATCTGGTTATCCGAATTTCAAAGCTTATTACGAAGATCTGCAAAATGACCAGTCCGAAAAAAAGCTGAGCGAACTGGTAGATCGTGTTTCTACCAACCATACCTATTTCAATCGGGAGCGAACCCATTTCGATTACTTTTCCCAGACTGCCTTGCCCGCTGTGGTTCAGCGGTTGAGAAAGGCTGGAGAAAAAGACCTGAGGGTCTGGTGCGCCGGGTGCTCATCAGGGGAAGAAGCCTATATGCTGCTGATGCTTATGCAGGAGTACTTAGGTAGCGAATACCCCCAGTGGAATTGCGGTTTGCTGGCAACAGATATCTCTTCGCGGGTATTGGACATCGCAGGCAAGGGGGTATACTCGGAAGAAAAAATACAGGCCCTTCCCCAGGCTTTGCGCAACAAATATGTGCGGCCTGCCGGGGACGGCCAATTTGCCTTTAGTGATGCGTTGCGGAAAGAGGCGGTTTTCAGGCGCTTTAACCTCATGAATGAGAGATTCCCCTTTAAAAATCCATTTCATATTATTTTTTGTCGCAATGTCATGATATATTTCGATGCCCCTACCCGTTTGAATTTGGTGAATAAATTCCATAAGTTCATGCATCCTGGTGGGTATCTCTTTATTGGTCATTCGGAAACTCTTGGTCGCCAGCAGGATTTATTCAAGTATCTGGTGCCTGCGGTCTATCAGAAGGAACTTACTTCATGA